From Primulina huaijiensis isolate GDHJ02 chromosome 15, ASM1229523v2, whole genome shotgun sequence, one genomic window encodes:
- the LOC140958689 gene encoding uncharacterized protein, which yields MTHLPAALLTQRFSSFNRMLPLNPSSISRVPRPQILTFPPLSYPLLPTTDAFRCRASAENTAPRWWFNFPAAPDASAVFGRIGQGLSENIGSTIASNSNSKNTKINAKEKWSRDRESYLTDSGDALPLPMTYPNSSPVSPEEIEKRLKCDPEIQDCKPMVYEWTGKCRSCQGTGLVSYYNKRGKETICKCIPCLGVGYVQKITARNDIDVMEDLDNGKPP from the exons ATGACCCATTTGCCGGCAGCTCTTCTCACCCAAAGATTCTCTTCTTTCAATCGAATGTTGCCCTTAAACCCCAGCTCAATTTCTCGTGTCCCAAGACCTCAAATCCTCACATTCCCACCGCTCTCTTATCCTCTTCTGCCGACCACAGACGCCTTCCGCTGCCGCGCCTCCGCAGAGAACACAGCCCCGCGGTGGTGGTTCAACTTCCCCGCTGCACCTGACGCCTCTGCGGTCTTTGGAAGGATCGGCCAGGGTTTATCGGAGAACATTGGCTCCACCATTGCCAGTAATAGTAACAGCAAGAACACTAAGATTAATGCGAAGGAGAAGTGGTCGCGTGACCGCGAGAGCTATTTGACTGACAGTGGCGATGCTCTACCTCTTCCCATGACTTACCCGAATTCTTCGCCAGTATCACCGGAGGAAATTGAAAAGAGGCTTAAATGCGATCCTGAAATACag GATTGTAAGCCGATGGTTTACGAATGGACTGGGAAGTGCCGCAGTTGCCAAGGAACAGGATTAGTGAGCTACTACAACAAAAGAGGGAAGGAGACAATATGCAAGTGCATCCCTTGCCTTGGTGTTG GATATGTACAGAAGATAACAGCACGAAACGATATTGATGTGATGGAGGATTTGGATAATGGAAAACCACCTTGA
- the LOC140958687 gene encoding pentatricopeptide repeat-containing protein At2g15690, mitochondrial gives MVFPVMAIRSARFSSNIAACLYKISPSLAFISNPKSRTVTLNLSLSLHTIRNLSTSAAPEDFQRRVSQSSSSLGFNQNPENQWDSRNHGTHRNNDFQNMNQGYANQRNLNPGQGYYQQGSSDPSANSPSQNQNYPPSRGNANQWNNHQNQGYAQNQNPDFTRNHPPQGGYQRNQGYPQNYNQSPNYPQQGGANPSGDFSQNFNQGYPQRQSQNQWGSHGQTAAGQVQNQGPVVNDRATSSGGPSDIVDILSLCCEGKLKEAIEHMDKGVPANAECFSLLFALCGRSKKLEEAKKVHDYFLRSTFRGDLQLNNKVLDMYSNCGSMTDARRVFDHMPDRNIDSWHLMISGYAANGLGDDGLGMYEQMRMLGVRPTEQTFMAVFEACASAEAIEEGFLHFESMKADYGITPGIEHYLGLIGVLGKSGHLAEVMAYVETLPFEPTAVIWEALMNYARIHGDIDLEDHTEELMISLDPLKAIANKIPTPPPKKQSAINMLVGRNRIPEFRSPTLYKDDEKLLAAKKEQVYVPDTRYVLHDIDQEAKEQALLYHSERLAIAYGLISTPARTPLRIIKNLRICGDCHNAIKIMSRIVGRELIVRDNKRFHHFKDGKCSCNDYW, from the coding sequence ATGGTGTTCCCTGTAATGGCGATTCGAAGTGCTCGATTTTCTTCAAACATTGCCGCTTGTCTCTACAAGATAAGTCCATCTCTCGCCTTCATTTCAAACCCCAAATCACGAACCGTAACCTTAAATCTAAGCCTTTCACTCCACACAATTAGAAACCTCTCAACCTCAGCTGCGCCAGAAGATTTCCAGAGGCGGGTTTCTcagtcttcttcttctttgggTTTCAATCAAAACCCTGAAAATCAGTGGGATTCGCGAAACCATGGTACCCACCGAAACAATGATTTTCAGAATATGAATCAGGGTTATGCAAATCAAAGAAATTTGAATCCAGGTCAGGGATATTACCAGCAGGGAAGTTCAGACCCTAGCGCGAATTCTCCAAGTCAGAACCAGAATTATCCACCTTCCCGTGGAAATGCTAATCAGTGGAACAACCATCAAAATCAAGGATATGCGCAAAATCAGAATCCAGATTTTACTAGGAATCATCCTCCCCAAGGAGGTTATCAGCGGAACCAGGGTTATCCTCAAAACTACAATCAGAGTCCTAATTATCCGCAGCAAGGAGGTGCAAATCCGAGTGGTGATTTTAGTCAGAACTTTAACCAGGGGTATCCTCAAAGACAAAGCCAGAATCAATGGGGATCACATGGGCAAACTGCTGCTGGCCAAGTACAGAATCAAGGTCCTGTTGTAAACGATCGAGCAACGAGTTCTGGTGGGCCTTCTGACATTGTTGACATTTTGAGTCTATGTTGCGAGGGGAAGCTTAAAGAAGCGATTGAACATATGGACAAGGGGGTTCCTGCTAATGCCGAATGTTTCAGTTTGCTTTTTGCTTTGTGTGGGAGATCGAAGAAACTTGAGGAGGCAAAGAAAGTTCATGACTACTTCTTGAGGTCTACTTTTAGGGGTGATTTGCAACTGAATAATAAAGTTCTTGATATGTATTCAAATTGTGGAAGTATGACTGATGCACGTAGAGTTTTTGATCACATGCCCGATAGGAACATAGATTCTTGGCACCTGATGATTAGTGGGTATGCAGCAAATGGGCTTGGTGATGACGGGTTGGGAATGTACGAGCAGATGAGGATGTTGGGGGTACGGCCGACTGAGCAAACTTTTATGGCTGTTTTTGAGGCTTGTGCTAGTGCTGAAGCTATTGAAGAGGGTTTTTTACATTTCGAATCAATGAAGGCTGATTATGGGATTACTCCAGGGATTGAACATTATTTGGGACTTATTGGTGTCCTTGGAAAGTCTGGGCATCTGGCAGAGGTTATGGCATATGTCGAAACTCTTCCATTTGAGCCTACGGCTGTTATCTGGGAGGCGTTGATGAATTATGCTCGTATACATGGAGACATTGATCTTGAAGATCATACCGAGGAGTTGATGATCAGCCTTGACCCTTTAAAGGCTATAGCCAACAAGATCCCCACTCCTCCGCCAAAGAAGCAGTCAGCAATTAACATGCTTGTTGGGAGGAACAGGATACCGGAGTTCCGTAGCCCAACTCTATACAAGGATGATGAGAAGTTGTTGGCTGCGAAAAAAGAGCAAGTTTATGTGCCTGACACTAGATATGTTCTCCATGACATCGATCAGGAGGCAAAGGAGCAAGCTTTGCTTTACCATAGCGAACGACTAGCAATTGCCTACGGTCTGATTAGTACTCCTGCAAGGACACCACTTCGGATCATTAAGAACCTTCGTATTTGTGGTGATTGTCACAATGCTATTAAGATCATGTCCAGAATTGTTGGCAGGGAGTTGATTGTTAGAGACAACAAAAGATTTCATCATTTCAAGGATGGAAAATGCTCTTGTAATGACTACTGGTAA
- the LOC140958726 gene encoding probable carboxylesterase 12 produces the protein MFAGKNSTLLLLLTYSLHLLLTSSFAANSANDQILYDIYPFIRVYRNGTIQRFIGQGFLPASTDPRTGVQSKDISIVKELNISARIYLPKNANPGYKIPLLVYYHGGGFFTESAFSPNYHHHLNSLVAKANIIAVSVNYRLAPEHPLPIAFQDSWLALKWVFHHSSGNGGEPWLTKYADFGRVYLGGDSAGGTLAHHMAIRVGMEKSDPGVKVNGMFLNCPYFWGKRLIGNESADASARKSLEALWLHAYPNTTGLDDPLVNPGMDPGLKMLGCKRVLVYVAGNDGLRFRGWYYMQVLKKSGWNGIVKVVEVKGENHVFSVIDPTTPKAIAMLKVLAFFLNQ, from the coding sequence ATGTTTGCTGGTAAGAATTCCACTCTCCTCTTACTGTTAACCTACAGTCTTCATTTACTACTTACATCATCATTTGCTGCAAACTCCGCTAATGATCAAATCCTATACGATATTTATCCCTTCATAAGAGTATACAGAAATGGTACCATTCAGAGATTCATCGGACAAGGTTTTCTTCCTGCATCAACTGATCCAAGAACTGGGGTTCAATCCAAAGACATAAGCATTGTGAAAGAACTCAATATTTCTGCCAGAATTTACCTTCCTAAAAACGCTAATCCAGGCTACAAAATTCCACTCCTTGTATACTATCATGGCGGTGGGTTCTTCACCGAATCCGCCTTCTCTCCAAATTACCATCACCATCTGAACTCACTCGTCGCGAAGGCTAACATTATCGCCGTATCAGTTAATTACAGATTAGCCCCCGAGCACCCTCTTCCCATTGCTTTTCAAGATTCATGGTTAGCACTTAAATGGGTATTTCATCACTCCAGTGGGAATGGTGGTGAGCCATGGCTGACAAAGTATGCCGATTTTGGGCGTGTTTATTTAGGTGGAGACAGCGCAGGTGGCACCCTTGCCCACCATATGGCAATCCGGGTCGGAATGGAGAAATCGGATCCTGGCGTAAAAGTTAACGGGATGTTTCTCAATTGTCCATATTTTTGGGGGAAGAGGCTGATTGGGAATGAATCTGCGGATGCCAGTGCAAGAAAATCCTTGGAAGCACTCTGGTTACATGCATACCCGAATACCACAGGGCTGGATGACCCGTTGGTGAATCCGGGTATGGATCCAGGTCTCAAGATGCTTGGGTGCAAAAGGGTTTTGGTCTATGTGGCTGGAAATGATGGCTTAAGGTTTAGGGGTTGGTATTACATGCAAGTACTGAAGAAAAGTGGGTGGAATGGGATTGTCAAGGTTGTGGAGGTCAAAGGGGAAAACCATGTCTTCAGTGTGATCGATCCCACCACCCCCAAAGCCATTGCAATGCTCAAAGTTTTGGCTTTTTTCCTCAATCAGTGA
- the LOC140958725 gene encoding pumilio homolog 23, translated as MRKMGRQEKKRNVGDSAKNQPGGSRAVTFKAKKFTEEKTTNTRQTSFIRKLVDPETTKYFTEITNVIEGTEIDLEQRSAICSNALEEARGKELELATDYIISHTMQTLLEGCSCDQLCSFLQSSAKKFSHIAMDRSGSHVAESALKSLAMHLQDDDTYSLVGETLTALCQEIVVNVGDIMCNSYGSHVLRRLLCFCKGVSVDTPEFHSTKPSVVLAERLNLRSSKLEGNDLQQHQSFPDLLTFLISEMLNPLRVDIATIQLNPFSSLVLQTALKLLAGNEPELLRIIPILLGCSADKDLEGNLIEAGKKILHLVEENAYSHLMEVILAESPDGLYNQIFTKVFKTSLFKMSSHPYANFVVQALVSHARSREHVKVIWEELGTKFKILFEMGKSGVVAALLAASQRLQIHEHEFCQALSDAVHNADEPSASIISRILFLDNYFSSNVKANWNWPNGVKMQVLGSLILQSIFKFPSEYIKVYIVAIVSLEVNHVLEVSKDPTGNRVIEAFLNSNASSKQKRKLIIKLQGHFGELSVHPSGSFIIDKCFTASNISLRETIVSELLLVQTALSKTKQGPYLLKKLDVERFARRPEQWRSSQSSKVSTYEDFQAAFGIKETQSSRSSNFLADTSHKSQPETLKGMRNEINTFFSSGSPFLAHQGSTKNKRSFNKRVTESNGFPKDGIADDSFIRKTKKIKIRNG; from the exons ATGAGGAAAATGGGAAGACAAGAAAAGAAGAGAAATGTTGGAGATTCAGCTAAAAACCAACCAGGTGGCTCGCGTGCTGTAACCTTCAAAGCTAAAAAATTTACCGAGGAAAAAACAACTAACACACGACAGACATCATTTATCAG AAAGTTGGTTGACCCAGAGACAACAAAATACTTCACCGAGATAACAAATGTGATAGAAGGAACTGAGATTGACCTAGAGCAGCGCTCAGCTATTTGTAGTAATGCTTTGGAAGAAGCTAGAGGGAAAGAGCTAGAACTTGCAACTGACTACATCATTAGCCATACCATGCAAACTCTTCTGGAAGGCTGTTCTTGTGACCAGCTTTGTTCTTTTCTTCAAAGCAGTGCGAAGAAATTTTCACATATTGCCATGGATAGGTCTGGCTCACATGTCGCTGAATCAGCCCTCAAGTCTTTGGCCATGCACCTTCAGGATGACGACACTTATTCTCTTGTTGGGGAGACGCTAACTGCACTATGCCAG GAAATTGTGGTCAATGTTGGTGATATAATGTGCAATTCTTATGGATCTCATGTTCTGCGGAGACTGCTTTGTTTTTGTAAAGGAGTTTCTGTAGACACCCCGGAGTTTCACAGCACAAAGCCGTCAGTTGTTCTGGCCGAACGTTTGAATCTGAGATCCTCCAAGTTGGAGGGTAATGATTTGCAACAGCACCAGTCATTTCCTGATCTACTGACATTTCTCATATCAGAAATGTTGAACCCTTTGAGAGTGGACATTGCAACCATACAATTGAATCCTTTCAGTAGTTTGGTTCTTCAG ACCGCTTTGAAATTATTAGCTGGAAATGAACCGGAGTTGTTGCGTATAATTCCCATTCTCCTTGGCTGCAGTGCGGACAAAGACTTGGAAGGAAATTTAATAGAagcaggaaaaaaaattctacatTTGGTGGAAGAGAATGCTTACAGCCATTTAATGGAG GTTATATTGGCAGAGTCTCCTGATGGCTTATATAACCAAATATTCACAAAAGTTTTCAAGACTTCTTTGTTCAAAATGTCATCGCATCCCTATGCTAACTTTGTTGTGCAAGCATTGGTGTCCCATGCCAGAAGTCGTGAGCAT GTAAAGGTAATTTGGGAGGAACTAGGTACGAAGTTTAAGATTCTTTTCGAAATGGGTAAGTCAGGAGTTGTTGCTGCTCTTCTTGCTGCTAGTCAAAGACTTCAGATCCATGAGCATGAG TTTTGTCAGGCCCTTTCTGATGCCGTGCATAATGCGGACGAGCCTTCAGCATCCATCATTTCGCGGATATTGTTTCTTGACAATTACTTCAGTTCTAATGTTAAAGCCAACTGGAATTGGCCAAATGGTGTCAAAATGCAAGTTCTAGGTTCTTTGATTCTGCAgtcaattttcaaatttccaaGT GAATACATAAAAGTATATATTGTTGCCATCGTATCTTTAGAGGTTAACCATGTTCTTGAAGTATCAAAGGATCCCACTGGTAACCGGGTAATCGAGGCCTTTCTCAACTCAAATGCTTCATCTAAGCAGAAGCGCAAGCTAATCATAAA GCTTCAAGGACATTTTGGAGAGCTTTCTGTGCATCCTTCTGGTTCATTTATAATTGATAAATGCTTCACTGCGAGCAATATATCTCTGAGAGAAACAATTGTATCAGAACTACTACTTGTCCAAACAGCGCTATCCAAGACTAAACAGGGCCCTTACCTCTTGAAGAAACTTGACGTTGAGAG ATTCGCAAGGCGCCCGGAACAATGGAGATCAAGTCAATCTTCTAAAGTATCCACTTACGAGGATTTCCAGGCAGCATTTGGAATAAAGGAGACACAGTCATCCCGAAGCTCTAACTTTCTGGCAGATACAAGTCACAAGTCACAACCAGAAACATTAAAGGGCATGAGAAACGAGATCAATACTTTTTTCTCTTCAGGTTCCCCATTTTTGGCTCACCAGGGTTCCACTAAAAATAAAAGGTCATTCAATAAGCGGGTGACAGAAAGCAATGGGTTTCCCAAAGATGGCATTGCCGATGATTCTTTCATTAGAAAAACCAAAAAGATCAAAATTAGAAATGGTTAG